From the Cydia splendana chromosome 27, ilCydSple1.2, whole genome shotgun sequence genome, one window contains:
- the LOC134803745 gene encoding uncharacterized protein LOC134803745 isoform X2: MYWAPYIPQTLLICNSGKCTNNDLPTVPVFDDVEFKPFRETYKIITFNMVVGMLYPTPETAVCRLVGIVLVLISIAPAALIALLDVWHSWQRGDIINIVRHITVLGPFLAVIFKMMLFYYTWNEAWCVIKKIDADHARYNTLPESHKEIARRHIQNTQYYSEKCWAITVAVTVLTFPFTAVLLNFYNFAFKEEPVKYMIHDLEKPFSPPEDRFSSPYFEIMFGYMAYCSLWYIISFTGFDAFFGITINHACMKLELACKIMEDAMLENDRDRRHRRMKEVISEHNDFFSMVELIQETFNFWLGLIVVATMCQICNCMYQIIEALDVATRLYCCGWEHVNDERAGKMVAFMIARAQVPLKITAFNMFYFDMELFVSILQTSYSLFTLLRS; the protein is encoded by the exons atgtattgggccccatacattccacagACTCTACTTATTTGTAACTCAGGTAAATGTACCAATAACGATCTACCTACAGTTCCAGTGTTCGACGACGTGGAATTCAAGCCGTTTCGAGAAACGTACAAGATTATCACGTTCAACATGGTAGTGGGTATGCTGTATCCCACACCGGAGACAGCCGTGTGCAGGCTTGTTGGGATTG TTCTAGTACTGATTTCAATTGCACCGGCGGCACTCATCGCGCTTCTTGACGTGTGGCACAGCTGGCAGAGAGGGGACATTATCAACATCGTCAGACATATCACCGTGCTGGGGCCATTTCTTGCTGTGATTTTTAAG atgatgcTATTTTATTACACATGGAACGAGGCGTGGTGTGTCATCAAGAAGATTGATGCAGATCACGCACGGTACAACACGCTTCCAGAATCGCATAAGGAAATCGCTCGCCGTcacatacaaaatacacaatACTACAG CGAAAAATGCTGGGCCATAACAGTCGCCGTTACTGTCCTCACGTTTCCATTCACCGCCGTTCTTCTCAACTTCTACAATTTCGCATTCAAAGAGGAACCTGTCAAATACATGATACATGACCTTGAAAAACCATTTTCACCCCCTGAAGACAGATTTTCATCCCCATATTTTGAAATAATGTTTGGCTATATGGCGTACTGTTCGCTATGGTATATTATAAGTTTTACTGGATTTGATGCGTTTTTCGGTATAACTATTAACCATGCTTGTATGAAGTTGGAGTTGGCTTGTAAAATAATGGAGGATGCTATGTTAGAAAACGATAGAGATAGACGACACAGAAGGATGAAAGAAGTGATATCGGAGCACAATGACTTTTTCAG tATGGTGGAACTAATACAAGAAACGTTTAACTTTTGGCTTGGTTTAATCGTCGTAGCAACAATGTGTCAGATATGTAACTGCATGTACCAGATTATTGAG GCACTAGATGTCGCCACGCGTCTATACTGCTGCGGTTGGGAGCATGTGAACGACGAGCGAGCGGGCAAGATGGTCGCCTTCATGATTGCACGAGCACAG GTCCCATTGAAGATCACAGCCTTCAATATGTTTTACTTCGACATGGAGCTCTTCGTTTCG ATACTACAAACATCATATTCACTGTTCACATTACTGAGATCTTAG
- the LOC134803745 gene encoding odorant receptor 13a-like isoform X1, with protein sequence MYWAPYIPQTLLICNSGKCTNNDLPTVPVFDDVEFKPFRETYKIITFNMVVGMLYPTPETAVCRLVGIVLVLISIAPAALIALLDVWHSWQRGDIINIVRHITVLGPFLAVIFKMMLFYYTWNEAWCVIKKIDADHARYNTLPESHKEIARRHIQNTQYYSEKCWAITVAVTVLTFPFTAVLLNFYNFAFKEEPVKYMIHDLEKPFSPPEDRFSSPYFEIMFGYMAYCSLWYIISFTGFDAFFGITINHACMKLELACKIMEDAMLENDRDRRHRRMKEVISEHNDFFSMVELIQETFNFWLGLIVVATMCQICNCMYQIIEGYGIDPKYIIFILGTIAHIYLPCRYAAKLQVSALDVATRLYCCGWEHVNDERAGKMVAFMIARAQVPLKITAFNMFYFDMELFVSILQTSYSLFTLLRS encoded by the exons atgtattgggccccatacattccacagACTCTACTTATTTGTAACTCAGGTAAATGTACCAATAACGATCTACCTACAGTTCCAGTGTTCGACGACGTGGAATTCAAGCCGTTTCGAGAAACGTACAAGATTATCACGTTCAACATGGTAGTGGGTATGCTGTATCCCACACCGGAGACAGCCGTGTGCAGGCTTGTTGGGATTG TTCTAGTACTGATTTCAATTGCACCGGCGGCACTCATCGCGCTTCTTGACGTGTGGCACAGCTGGCAGAGAGGGGACATTATCAACATCGTCAGACATATCACCGTGCTGGGGCCATTTCTTGCTGTGATTTTTAAG atgatgcTATTTTATTACACATGGAACGAGGCGTGGTGTGTCATCAAGAAGATTGATGCAGATCACGCACGGTACAACACGCTTCCAGAATCGCATAAGGAAATCGCTCGCCGTcacatacaaaatacacaatACTACAG CGAAAAATGCTGGGCCATAACAGTCGCCGTTACTGTCCTCACGTTTCCATTCACCGCCGTTCTTCTCAACTTCTACAATTTCGCATTCAAAGAGGAACCTGTCAAATACATGATACATGACCTTGAAAAACCATTTTCACCCCCTGAAGACAGATTTTCATCCCCATATTTTGAAATAATGTTTGGCTATATGGCGTACTGTTCGCTATGGTATATTATAAGTTTTACTGGATTTGATGCGTTTTTCGGTATAACTATTAACCATGCTTGTATGAAGTTGGAGTTGGCTTGTAAAATAATGGAGGATGCTATGTTAGAAAACGATAGAGATAGACGACACAGAAGGATGAAAGAAGTGATATCGGAGCACAATGACTTTTTCAG tATGGTGGAACTAATACAAGAAACGTTTAACTTTTGGCTTGGTTTAATCGTCGTAGCAACAATGTGTCAGATATGTAACTGCATGTACCAGATTATTGAG GGCTATGGAATTGATccgaaatatataattttcattttgggcACCATCGCGCACATCTATCTACCATGCCGGTATGCGGCAAAACTACAAGTCAGC GCACTAGATGTCGCCACGCGTCTATACTGCTGCGGTTGGGAGCATGTGAACGACGAGCGAGCGGGCAAGATGGTCGCCTTCATGATTGCACGAGCACAG GTCCCATTGAAGATCACAGCCTTCAATATGTTTTACTTCGACATGGAGCTCTTCGTTTCG ATACTACAAACATCATATTCACTGTTCACATTACTGAGATCTTAG